A stretch of the Aphis gossypii isolate Hap1 chromosome 2, ASM2018417v2, whole genome shotgun sequence genome encodes the following:
- the LOC114128239 gene encoding uncharacterized protein LOC114128239, with product MMFNKFAVFALLAVTLLAVSAIGHPTTEPATGEGDRVEETGTTVKHGIQSWLKKVQSKIVKSHDNCTHGGGVIHWVKNKLGLAKTTTTTETPTTTTETDYSGYQPITSSVGAPQGETEEGYGGDDITILDDTAVMNPDDVSGNESTGVDTTSSLTENSSYPEDPSIDVRQRF from the coding sequence GTATTCGCCTTATTGGCCGTCACTCTACTGGCCGTTTCGGCCATCGGACATCCGACCACGGAACCCGCGACCGGGGAAGGCGATAGGGTCGAGGAAACCGGAACGACCGTTAAACACGGTATCCAGAGTTGGCTAAAGAAAGTCCAATCGAAAATCGTCAAATCCCACGACAATTGCACTCACGGTGGAGGCGTCATTCACTGGGTGAAGAACAAATTGGGATTGGCGAAAACCACCACTACCACCGAGACACCAACAACCACCACAGAAACCGATTATTCGGGTTACCAACCGATAACCTCGTCGGTGGGTGCACCACAAGGAGAAACGGAAGAAGGATACGGTGGCGACGACATCACGATACTCGACGATACCGCGGTAATGAATCCCGATGACGTTAGCGGCAACGAATCTACCGGTGTAGATACAACATCGTCGTTGACAGAAAATTCCAGCTACCCAGAGGATCCTTCCATTGACGTACGTCAGCGTTTTTAA